The DNA window CCAGCGCGCCACAGTATCGGGATCGTACATCTCATCATAGGGTTCTGGGACACAATAGGGAAAATGTGGACCAAAAAAACTGCTACAAATCATAAAGGGTTTATCGACCTCACAAAATCCCTCAATCAGATCAATCGTCCTATCGGCAGTCCAGTGCTCCTGCATATACTCGGCGGGCAACTGCGACCGACCGCAAAACGGCGCGTCACCTCCCCATTCCATGCGCTGAACCTCCTGTGCATATCCCCAATCAAAACCCGCATCGCGCACACTCTGGTTCCAATCACGCGTCGTATGCCACGGGTCAAACCCCCAAAACTCGCTATCACCCTCCCTGGGCAAATGCCACTTGCCCACATAACCGACATTATAACCTGCATCAGATAAAATCTGAGGATAGGCGGGCTTATCCAGAATATTCAAATCAAAAGCCCGATTAAAATTGCCCATATTCGACATCTGCCCGTGATTGTGCGGAAACATCCCGGTAAGCAACGACCCGCGCGCGGGAGAGCAAAGGGCAATGGGCGTATAAGCCCGGCAAAAACGCATGCCCTCTCTGGCAATGCGATCAATCGCTGGCGTCTTGCACACCGCATTGCCATTGAATCCCAGCGCATCGTAGCGCTGCATATCGGTAAGCAAAAAAAGGATATTGGGTCTCTCCGTATTCATATCAACCCCCTGTGTCAGTAATCAGCTTTATCCCTCTGAAAACAAATCCAAAACAGAAGTGCCCCTACCCCCGTAAGCACAGCCCCGGTCAAAAAAAGACTCGAATACCCCGCAACCGGGATCATATACCCACCGCCCAGAGCCATTGCCGAATAGCCCACCCCCGACATCATAGCAGTCGCACCCGACATAGCTGTACGCCAGCGCACGGGCACCAATTCCTGGTGAAAAATGGCAAAAGCCGAGCGGCGAAGCGAAGCCATCGCCATAATTCCCACCAGACAACCCCCCGCAACAATCCAATTTGAAACCAGCGCCATAAAAAAAAGAAAAACAGCTGTAAAAACCGTTACCAGAACCACCGTCCGACGAATGCCCAAACGCGCAGAAAAAAACGGAAGAGACAACGCAGCCGGAACAGCGAGCAACTGGCCCGCGGCGAGTTGCACACTGATAAGAGAAAGACTGATATTGAGCCCTTCATCCATATAAACATTAAAAAATGTGCGCGCAGCCGCTTCGCCAGCAACGTGGAGAACGGAAATCAGCGAGGTAATAACAATAGCCGCAAGTGGAAGCGCAGGCACACTGGACACATCACCATTATCTCCCTCTTCCCGCTTGCGTTCAACCTGAACATCCTGCGTGGCGAGCAGCGCGAAAACCGCTGGAATCAGACAGAGCACCCCAATAAACAGCGTATAGCGGTAAACAACTGGCTGTGCGAGTGAAACATCGAGCACACCTGCCAAATAATCCGGAACAACGCCCCCCAACATACTCCCGACAAATCCCGAAAACGGCATCAGCGCGGCCTGCACGGCAAACACCGGATCGCGCTCAACCTGACTCGTAATACCCATCAAATAAGGCGTACCATTCACAATAAACAGCGCAATACCCATCACGCCGAGCGAATAAGATATTAAAATAAAATAATCGCGCGTGCCGGAAGAAAGCAACTCCGCCTGTGAAAGCAATCCAAAACCCGCCACAGACACACAAATCCCAACAACCATTGTAAACCGACTGCCCCAGCGCCCACCCAGCATCCCACTGGGCAAACTGGACAGGGCAAAACAAAGTGCCCCCGTGGCATTGGCCAACCCCACAAATTCGGTATTATACCCCAGGCGCAACAAATAGAGATTGTACAAAAGGGGATAAATACCACCAAAGAGGACAAAACCAAACAGCGCATTAGCCATTAAATAGAGACGCACATCGCGGGAAAAATGCACATTTGAAAAGAGAATAGGCATCTGGATCAGGATGTTCAAGATGGAAGGATGTTCAGGATGATCGGCTACTGATTGCTACCCAAACCGAGCTTTTGCCATGCCGCGGGTAGATTGCCTTGCAGGAGTTCGCTCTTCATGCGGATATGTGCCGTATCTCGATCTGCTGTATGTGCAGCCCAAAAAGTGCTATCTCGCGTGGTTGCCTCCGGCAGAATCACAATTTCCGGCGCTTCAAAAATTGCGGGAGGCAAATCCGTATTGAGATCATAGCGCAAGCAACGCGTGGTCGCTTGCGCGGTATAATCGCGTGTCATAATCGTACAAATTTGACGCTCGGGCAACCAGTACTCGTTGAGATATCGCGTATTTTGCTGATAAACCTGCCAGTGATCTATGCCGCGCAATTGCAAGAGCGCGGGAAAATTGAGACGCAGGTCATAGCCCACAAGCGAAAAATCATCGCGAGCGATCCATATATCGCCGAGCAAACCCGGCTTTTGCCCGTGCCGCGGCGACACACCAATGCGCGAAACGTGGAGATCGCCTACCTGCACTGTGGAAATGCGTTCATAGTGGTAGTGTTCAAGCGCATCGGGTGACAGGGGATGCGGCGCAATTTCAAAGGACTTATCATCTACAATACCCCGCGCAGGGCTTTGCGTAAGCCCCGGAGAAACACTCAACCGCCACCTGCCCCAATTGCGTATGCCAGTAATATGCTGCGCGAGACTATCGGGAGATTGGTAATAGCCTTTAATTGTGTATTCAATACCCGCAACGACTTCTTCTGTTCTGCGGTTGATCACCTTCTGGCTGCTGTACGCATCAAAAGCGTACGTAGCCATATTTGAGTAACCAGTGTGGAGATATTCAAAGCGGGTATTCGCGATCAGAAGGCGGATCAGATCGGTCGCAGAGTGCTCCTGCACTGTTGTTTCCTCGCGCAGGAGTATAGGGATGGATAAAAGTGAAAGTTCCAGCGTGGAGATCAAACCGCGCGAAAGCACGAGAGTCGTATCTGACGGGGCATACCCCTGGCGACGCGCCTGGACGTGTGCGATCCCCGACGCGAGTCCTTCTATCTCAATACGCCCATGCAGGTCAGTAATATAAACGCGGGGAAATTCGCCCGATCGGCGGATAACAACAGTGACATAAGGCAGGCTTGCACCCGTATCGGCATCGCGACACTGCGCGTCGAGAACAGATGTAGAATCTGTCTGGGCAGATAAAATTGAAGACCACAGGAAAGCAGAAAAAAAAAGAGGCAAAAAGCGGATCATTGTTTTTTGCCGCGCGCGAGAATATCCCACACGACTTCGACGCGGTCATTGCGCGTGCCGTAGATCTGATCGTGCAAAAACACGGTCATGTCGGAATATCCGGAAATAAATTGAATTTTATCGCCAATTTTGAGATCGCTATTCGTCAGGCTGAGCAAAGCGTGTTCTGCCGCCAGGCCCGTTACAACGACATCTGTTCGATCTTTGACCTCGGGCAATGAAGGATGGCTACTCGTTGTCTTGCGACCGGCATCGGCAACTGCGCGGTCGGGAGCCGCGCGACTGATAACCGTGGTCAGCACGGAAAGCGCGTGTTCCAGACCGCGAACATGGAGTCCATCGCGATAATAAGTATCCATAAAAATGCCCCCACCAGCCTGTATCTCGGTAATGCCGGGAAAATCGGGAGTAAACGCCAGAGTACCCGTGCCGCCCGCACTGACAATACCTACGCGCAACCCAGCATCCTCGATGAGATTCCGCGTCTTTGACAATTCTCCCACAGCCTTCCTGCATGCGGCTTCTTTGGCGGCATCATCCAGAGACATCGCGTGCCCCTCATAACCCATAATCCCCGCAAAAACCACACCGGGCGCGGCATCAGCCTCCTGTGCCAGCGCGAGGGTTGGAGCACCCGGCGGCACGCCACAGCGTTTCATACCAACATCTACTTCAACAAGCACGCGCACATCAACCTCAACATCTGTGGCCGCGTCACTTATCGCGCGGATATGAACGGGATCGTCAACCGCCACCATAACATCTGCACGGCGGCGCAGGTTGACCAGCCGCGCGACTTTTTCTCGCCCAACAACTTGATTGGCGATAAGTATGTCCGAAATTCCGGCATCTGCCAACACTTCGGCTTCACCGAGTTTGGCACAGGTAATGCCAATAGCACCCACGCGCAATTGTTTGTGGGCAATAGCGGGGGTTTTATGACCCTTGGCGTGGGGACGCCAGTGCAACCCGCTGTCTCGACATCGAGCCGCCATCTTCTGGATATTATTTTCCATCTTATCCAGATCAATGAGCAGCGCGGGCGTATCGAGCGCCTGTATAGATTGACCAATAGGAGAATAGGGCATAATGGACCTTCTAACTTTCTCACCCAATATGAACATTACTACCGCCCCACTCAGAAAGCGGAGGCAAGATACCGTCGTCAATAGTCTGGTCTCGCAACGCGGTCAGATGGGCGTAGGATTCGCGCAGGGCATTGATATCGTCTTCGGTGCCTTCGGGCATGGACCAACTCACCCCCGAAGCAGACAGGGTCACAGGCATAGCCATCATAATATGATCAAATTTTCCATCATTGAGATATGCACCGCAGGGCCAATCATAGGACTCGCCCGCCAGAACACCGCGCAGCATAAAAACGCTTTGTTGTGCTGGCGATTGAAACGAAGAACGCCCGCGCAGATCAATAATGCGAGCACCTCCCCCACGCACATGTTCTTGAACACCTGCCCATTCATCGGCACTCATGCCAACGCCATTGACGGTCTCTCCATTGAGAATATCGGTCAAGGGCGTGCCGTCAATCTGAATACCGCCGATAAACACGGCCATCTGTTCGCCGTGCCCCCCGTACGTTCGGCAACCCGTGACTTTGCTTTGCAAAATATCGAAATGTTGTGCCAGTCGGGTTTGCAAGCGCGTGCTATCGAGCGCGGCGAGCGTAGTCACGCGCCCAGGTTCGAGTCCCGAATGTACCAGCGTAGTCAGCCCCGTAATATCAGCGGGATTAAAAATAATGATGACAAACTTACAGTTGGAACAATACTGTTTGATATCAAGGCCGAGTTGTTTGGCAATTTCTGCATTATCGCGCCGCAAGTCTTCGCGGGTCATGCCCTCTTTGCGCGGCGCGCCTCCCGAACTGATAACATAAGAAGCGCCTTCAAGTGCTTCGGCAGCATCGGTTGTCCACGTCACATCGGCATTGGGAAAACTGCAGTGATAAACCTCCTCGGCCGCGCCTTCAAGCCCGGGCGCAAAAGGATCGTACATAGATACGCGAGACGCCGTGCCCGAAGACAGGAGCGTTTGCGCAAGGTTGGAACCAATGGCGCCTGCTGCGCCCATTACGGCAACCTTTTCATCTGTCAGGTACATCGATACTCCTCTTTCTGGTGAATGGATGGAGAAAACCCCGCACTTTTGTACGGGGTTTTGATAGTTGAATTGTTGATCTAAATACCCACTGTGGTTAGAACGAAACGCAACGGATCATCTACTCCTGATTCTGACTCTGAAGCGCTTCGTACATCTGAAATGCTTCGGTTGCTTTTTTCACGCATTCTGCGGCAACTTCGCCTTCCGATACTTCTGATTTGCGCGCATAAACGCGAGACAACGCCGCCCATGCTCTGGCATTACTCGCCTGCAACTCGGTCACTTTTGTAAAAGCGTCAATCGCCCTGTCAAACGAATCTATTTTGTCTGCGAGCAGACCAAGCTGGTACCACGCATCGGCGTCAGTCGGATTTGCTTCAACGCTTTTTGCAAACAGATCGAGTGCCTTATCGCCCTTGTCGAGTTGCTTATACGCAATAGCGAGATTGAACAGCGCGTCCATATTATCGGGTTGTATCTCAACCACTTTTTCGAGAATCTCAGCGGACTTTTCGTAGTTCTCAGCCTGCAAATAAATGGTTGCGGCAATATTTAAAATTTTTGGATCATCACCGGCAATAGCCAGTGCTTTCTCCGCTGATTCCGCCGCGCCTTCTTTGTCGCCCAGTCGATATTGGGCAATCGACATGTGCTCCAAAATATTGATTTCTTCGGGATCAATCTCATGGCCCTTTTTGAACATCTCAAGTGCTTCTTCAATCCGTTCGACATTCATAAGCGCGCCGCCCAGATTGAAAAAGGACTGCGCTTTTTTGGGGTTGAGTTCAATCGCTTTTTGATACATCTCAATACCCGCTTCTGAATTGCCCGAATTGAGATGCGTAATAGCCAGCCCTTCATAAGCATCGGCTTCATTGGGGTTAATGGTAATAGCGAGATCGAATTGCTCCATGGCAAAATCGAACCTCTGGGCATTCATCCCCTTGACGGCCATGTTGTAATACCGCGTCCAGAGCTCTTTGCGATCGGCATCGACTTTCCTTTTCCACTTTCTGTCCGTTGCCAGATTATAGTGCTCATTCATCTCTTCAAAAAGCTCTTTCTGGCTGTAGAGCCAGCCCAAATAATACTGGACCTCGGAATCGTCGGGGCGTCCTTCCGCCGCGATCAAATACTGCTCCATCGCCTTGTCGTATTGGCGCTGGTTGATATACAATTTGCCCGAGCGTTTGGCTACAGAAGCCTGCCCTTTGGTCACTTTTGCCTCTGCGGTCTGTACGAACAATGGCGTCGCAGCAAAGGCCAGTGCAAGGGCAACAATAAGTCCGCGTTTAAATGTCATGGGAATCTTCCTTTCTCAACGCAACCGGCGCGTTCCGGCAGCAGGTTAAATGACAATGCACACCGCCAATATATGCAGTGTGCAAAATCCTGTCAAGTCTATGCGCGAAGGCGCGAACTGCACGCCGCTATTGCCCTCATTGTTCCGACAAAAGCGTGCCGCCTCGCGCCCAGTGATCGCGGGGAATATCTTCGATAACAACCATCGTGCCATCTGCTTTGGCATCGCAAATATTGACCATCGCATCGGTAATAGCTCTGGCGAGTTCGCGTTTTTGCTCGTGCGTGCGGCCTTCGAGCATTTTAACATTAATGAAAGGCATCGTACCTCCTTTTAAAAAATAATCAGTTCTGGACTTTGCAACCTGGGAATCGCGAGTTTGGATGCGCCAAAGGAAAAAGCAACTGGCAAGCTAAAGCCGCGGATAGCACCCAGGGTTCTATTATTCTCGAGATCGACGATAAAGACCTGCAAATTGCCCGTTGTAGCAAAAGCGTCGAGTCTTTCAACACCGGTGACATAGACCGTCTTACCATCGGGTGTAAGGCCGATATTTGCCACACTTTCACCGACAAAAATTTCGGCTGTTTGCTCCCAAGTTTGTGTATCAATAACCGCAATACCTCCCCAGAACGCGGGCACGGGATTGCCCAACGCATCAAATCCCAAAAAGAATCGACTGAGAGATGCGACAAGGCGCGTGCCATCCGCGGAAAGCGCGATATCGCGGACTTCAATACCCCGATCATTGGCCTGACCGAGCGTGAGGCTATCGGCAATTGCTCTGGTGCTGGTATTGACTTTGAGCACGCGGCCCCCGCGGATATTATTGAGATAAAGGCTTTGTCCATCGGGCGAGACAGCCAATCGACTGACGGTCTGGCCCACAGAGATACTGTCAATCAGCGCTGGAATACCCGTGTCAATAACAGACACGGCAGTTGTAGCAAGACCGTGCCCAACAAAGAGGCGTGCGCCATCGGGTGAGATAGCAATACCACTGGGCGTGGGCGGAACATCGATGATATCCAGAGATTGACCTGCAAGCACATCAAAAACTTCGACTGTCGCACCGGATTCTTCGGTCATGTATGCAAATTGATGATTGGGGGAAAGCACAATGCGAAACCCGCCCCGACTCGTAAATCCTCCGCCGGGCGCGACTGGCATTTCGAGTGAGAGTTGAAACACGGGGAATCCATCTTCAGTAAATGCGTGGAAGGTATCGATAGCTGCCACATAAAGCTGCTTGTTGATATTGGAAAACGCAATACCCCGCGGAAAAGAAACGGGAATCGTTCGGCTGGGATTGAGCAAATTGGTCGAGAGGTCAAGAACCTGAATATTGCCAATTAAATCGCTAACATAAAGAAACCGGGGCGCTGGTTCTGCAGGTGGAGGTGGAGGCGTCGGACTTGAAGACCCGCCGAAAGCATTGACAAAAAGCAGAAAATCCGAAAAATCGATTGTGCCATTGCCGTCGAGATCGAGTTTTTCATCAAAATCAACCTGACCTGCGGACTTGCCAAAACCCTGAGCAAACGTCAGGAAGTCAGTAAAATCGACTGTGCCATTGCCATCAAAATCAGCAGATTTTGTTTCCTGGGCATCGAGCAATGAAGATGCCAAAATTAGTGTGAGAGATAATGCAATCGCGGTATATTTCATAATATTTCCTTTTCGAAGGGTACTTATGATACATTTGGCCGTTGAAGCTGTCAATCTGAATTGATTACATTTTGGGACGTTTCCCATTTACTTATAGTTCCCGGTTCTACATAAAATAGGAGATATTGTGTTACCCGATTATCCGACGATTTTCTGGATTCTGGCTGTCATCTCTGTGATTTTTGTCGGTATAGCCAAAGCCGGATTTGGCGGAGGCGTTGGCATTTTGGCGACACCACTCATGGCACTTGTCATTCCCGTGGCAGACTCGGCGGCGATTTTGTTGCCACTCTTAATGGTTTGCGATGTATTTGCCGTTGCACACTACCGCAAGCATTTTCATCGGCGCAGTGTAAAATTGCTCTTGCCCGGTGCTGCAATCGGGATCGGTATAGGCGCATTATTCTTTGGATATTTCAGCGCGAATGAGCGCGTATTACAACTCGGTTTGGGAATTTTGAGTTTGTTCTTTGTGGTATTCCAGGCTTTGCGTGCAGTGATCACGGGCGCACTGACAAAACGACATCCCCACAGTGCAGAAGGCGTTTTCATGGGCGCAGTTGCGGGCTTTACGTCAACCATCGCTCATGCTGGCGGTCCCCCCACAACCATCTATTTGCTACCCCAGCAATTGCCCCGCGACCTCTTTGTGGGAACGACCGTAATTCTTTTTGCCGCAATCAATCAGATGAAATTAATTCCCTATTTGGGATTGGATATTTTGCGGGTCGAACATCTCGTCACAATCGCAATCCTATCCCCATTGAGCTACGCGGGTGTGAGATTGGGCATTTTCTTAAACAAGCGATTCACAGACCACTGGTTTAATCTAATCGTCTATTCAATTTTACTTATCGCAGGCGTGCAGTTGATTTCGGGCCAAAACCTGATTCAGTTGTTAGGCATTGTGTAAACTGTAAAATTGTCCTATTTTTTAGAAATAAAGGGCCGGGGACTGGTGTGATCCTTTCACGTCTCACTCTGGAGGTTGGCCATGGCATCGCGCATCTGCTTTATACTGACCTGTCTCATCGCTTTTTCCGGGTGTTATACGCAACTTCGGGCACCGCGCGTTCATCGTGAACAACGCGCCGAATCCCCTGTCAAACCTTCTGAGAATTCTGTACAGCGATTTGAATATTACTACTACAATTATTGCAATCCATCTCCTTTCCCATTTTACGAACCATACCGTCCATATCGGCGATACCCGCAATGGAACCGGCACCGCCTCATCTGGAAATATTCGAGTTGGGCAAGCGTGTACGACCCGTGGTGGCGAGGATGGTCGCCGAGGATTTTGGTACCTCATATTGTATATGCGCCAGCGCCAGTAGTAAGACCTCAGATAGAACGCGAGCAAGTCAATCCACGCCCCCGTATCAGGTACACAGGCCTGCGTGGCGCACCCGCATCGGCCAGCACAATTCGGTCGGGCAACACCACAACAGAAAGCACACCTGCAGCACAGCCGGAGAACTCGCGCAGCACAAAAACGAAACGCACACA is part of the Gemmatimonadota bacterium genome and encodes:
- a CDS encoding DSD1 family PLP-dependent enzyme codes for the protein MPYSPIGQSIQALDTPALLIDLDKMENNIQKMAARCRDSGLHWRPHAKGHKTPAIAHKQLRVGAIGITCAKLGEAEVLADAGISDILIANQVVGREKVARLVNLRRRADVMVAVDDPVHIRAISDAATDVEVDVRVLVEVDVGMKRCGVPPGAPTLALAQEADAAPGVVFAGIMGYEGHAMSLDDAAKEAACRKAVGELSKTRNLIEDAGLRVGIVSAGGTGTLAFTPDFPGITEIQAGGGIFMDTYYRDGLHVRGLEHALSVLTTVISRAAPDRAVADAGRKTTSSHPSLPEVKDRTDVVVTGLAAEHALLSLTNSDLKIGDKIQFISGYSDMTVFLHDQIYGTRNDRVEVVWDILARGKKQ
- a CDS encoding 4-oxalocrotonate tautomerase family protein; the protein is MPFINVKMLEGRTHEQKRELARAITDAMVNICDAKADGTMVVIEDIPRDHWARGGTLLSEQ
- a CDS encoding sulfite exporter TauE/SafE family protein, coding for MLPDYPTIFWILAVISVIFVGIAKAGFGGGVGILATPLMALVIPVADSAAILLPLLMVCDVFAVAHYRKHFHRRSVKLLLPGAAIGIGIGALFFGYFSANERVLQLGLGILSLFFVVFQALRAVITGALTKRHPHSAEGVFMGAVAGFTSTIAHAGGPPTTIYLLPQQLPRDLFVGTTVILFAAINQMKLIPYLGLDILRVEHLVTIAILSPLSYAGVRLGIFLNKRFTDHWFNLIVYSILLIAGVQLISGQNLIQLLGIV
- a CDS encoding sulfatase-like hydrolase/transferase, with amino-acid sequence MNTERPNILFLLTDMQRYDALGFNGNAVCKTPAIDRIAREGMRFCRAYTPIALCSPARGSLLTGMFPHNHGQMSNMGNFNRAFDLNILDKPAYPQILSDAGYNVGYVGKWHLPREGDSEFWGFDPWHTTRDWNQSVRDAGFDWGYAQEVQRMEWGGDAPFCGRSQLPAEYMQEHWTADRTIDLIEGFCEVDKPFMICSSFFGPHFPYCVPEPYDEMYDPDTVARWINFDEQFVDKPSVQQKEMLRWNASHLTWHDWQKVIATYWGYCTFIDDQVQRV
- a CDS encoding MFS transporter is translated as MPILFSNVHFSRDVRLYLMANALFGFVLFGGIYPLLYNLYLLRLGYNTEFVGLANATGALCFALSSLPSGMLGGRWGSRFTMVVGICVSVAGFGLLSQAELLSSGTRDYFILISYSLGVMGIALFIVNGTPYLMGITSQVERDPVFAVQAALMPFSGFVGSMLGGVVPDYLAGVLDVSLAQPVVYRYTLFIGVLCLIPAVFALLATQDVQVERKREEGDNGDVSSVPALPLAAIVITSLISVLHVAGEAAARTFFNVYMDEGLNISLSLISVQLAAGQLLAVPAALSLPFFSARLGIRRTVVLVTVFTAVFLFFMALVSNWIVAGGCLVGIMAMASLRRSAFAIFHQELVPVRWRTAMSGATAMMSGVGYSAMALGGGYMIPVAGYSSLFLTGAVLTGVGALLFWICFQRDKADY
- a CDS encoding malate dehydrogenase, whose product is MYLTDEKVAVMGAAGAIGSNLAQTLLSSGTASRVSMYDPFAPGLEGAAEEVYHCSFPNADVTWTTDAAEALEGASYVISSGGAPRKEGMTREDLRRDNAEIAKQLGLDIKQYCSNCKFVIIIFNPADITGLTTLVHSGLEPGRVTTLAALDSTRLQTRLAQHFDILQSKVTGCRTYGGHGEQMAVFIGGIQIDGTPLTDILNGETVNGVGMSADEWAGVQEHVRGGGARIIDLRGRSSFQSPAQQSVFMLRGVLAGESYDWPCGAYLNDGKFDHIMMAMPVTLSASGVSWSMPEGTEDDINALRESYAHLTALRDQTIDDGILPPLSEWGGSNVHIG
- a CDS encoding DUF5686 family protein — encoded protein: MPLFFSAFLWSSILSAQTDSTSVLDAQCRDADTGASLPYVTVVIRRSGEFPRVYITDLHGRIEIEGLASGIAHVQARRQGYAPSDTTLVLSRGLISTLELSLLSIPILLREETTVQEHSATDLIRLLIANTRFEYLHTGYSNMATYAFDAYSSQKVINRRTEEVVAGIEYTIKGYYQSPDSLAQHITGIRNWGRWRLSVSPGLTQSPARGIVDDKSFEIAPHPLSPDALEHYHYERISTVQVGDLHVSRIGVSPRHGQKPGLLGDIWIARDDFSLVGYDLRLNFPALLQLRGIDHWQVYQQNTRYLNEYWLPERQICTIMTRDYTAQATTRCLRYDLNTDLPPAIFEAPEIVILPEATTRDSTFWAAHTADRDTAHIRMKSELLQGNLPAAWQKLGLGSNQ
- a CDS encoding tetratricopeptide repeat protein, which codes for MTFKRGLIVALALAFAATPLFVQTAEAKVTKGQASVAKRSGKLYINQRQYDKAMEQYLIAAEGRPDDSEVQYYLGWLYSQKELFEEMNEHYNLATDRKWKRKVDADRKELWTRYYNMAVKGMNAQRFDFAMEQFDLAITINPNEADAYEGLAITHLNSGNSEAGIEMYQKAIELNPKKAQSFFNLGGALMNVERIEEALEMFKKGHEIDPEEINILEHMSIAQYRLGDKEGAAESAEKALAIAGDDPKILNIAATIYLQAENYEKSAEILEKVVEIQPDNMDALFNLAIAYKQLDKGDKALDLFAKSVEANPTDADAWYQLGLLADKIDSFDRAIDAFTKVTELQASNARAWAALSRVYARKSEVSEGEVAAECVKKATEAFQMYEALQSQNQE